A stretch of Gasterosteus aculeatus chromosome 4, fGasAcu3.hap1.1, whole genome shotgun sequence DNA encodes these proteins:
- the tmem168a gene encoding transmembrane protein 168-A, translated as MAPGEDEEELSAVDEPKEVDVFTSVRCLGYLSSVNLLVAVCVGMYVRWEVTSEPMILVIFILGLFVLGIACILHYYFAMEKASLSLFHLWFGFLLGLLCFLNSSSLNLNVKELVANYLLLASAIMKTMWALTERICSSVRYKPTLLTSTELLELLGFGIASTAMLLHNSVAIIGLVVALGALIVDLRMKSLLALPNLVSFALVTSLVFFQALGITANPYALGCYLGRLLCEPVLDMYFSVLGPTERWVPVLSLGRIWRRLSLLPLSLTELAFFVLAALKLGHLELWYLVIPGFCLFGLFWFICHTILLMTIWGFHTKLSECQKAWQAQRSRSRSLNQVMASRGIRHFCLISERLVFFTLLSTVILGAVSWQPSNGLFLCALLVVLPLESLTHGLFHELGSCLGGTCVGYALVIPTAYCSADGQPTLLPPEQVQQLNTRSTGMLNNVQRLFSHHMIQTFGCDYSTSGVTLEALQTKLRGFLELRTEDGPRYDTYLVFYSGHTHKGTGAWALAGGESLHLAQLLDLWQEKNAGHFSRLILVLDTENSLPWVKAIRKAEGVYVAVQGAELSLPRADPEPGDTPLLGDFTAEWVEFNCNPDSDTQWSERGRAVAAAYGVSKRWSDYTLHLPTGSDVAKHWKTHFPKATYPMVHLSNWCCGLNLFWLCSVCLRCFRRCKLAWFPPAVLDTGQGIKLVHS; from the exons ATGGCTCCGGGGGAAGACGAAGAGGAGCTGTCAGCAGTCGACGAGCCCAAGGAGGTGGACGTGTTTACATCCGTGCGTTGCCTGGGTTACCTGTCCAGTGTCAACCTCCTTGTGGCGGTATGCGTTGGCATGTACGTGCGCTGGGAGGTGACGAGCGAACCAATGATTCTGGTCATCTTCATCCTCGGCCTCTTCGTCCTGGGGattgcctgcatcctccattacTACTTCGCTATGGAGAAAGCCAGCCTCAGCTTGTTCCATCTGTGGTTTGGCTTCTTGCTCGGCCTTCTCTGCTTCCTCAACAGCTCCAGCTTGAATTTGAACGTCAAGGAACTGGTGGCCAACTATCTCCTGTTGGCCAGCGCGATCATGAAAACAATGTGGGCTCTAACCGAGCGAATATGCAGCTCCGTCCGTTACAAACCCACCTTGCTCACGTCAACTGAGCTACTCGAGCTCCTGGGATTTGGCATTGCCAGCACCGCCATGCTTCTCCACAACTCGGTAGCCATCATAGGTTTGGTTGTGGCCCTGGGGGCTCTCATCGTGGACCTGAGGATGAAATCCCTCCTGGCTTTGCCGAACCTGGTCAGTTTCGCCTTGGTCACGTCTCTCGTTTTCTTCCAGGCCTTGGGCATCACGGCCAACCCGTACGCTTTAGGCTGCTACCTGGGCAGACTACTGTGTGAGCCTGTGTTGGACATGTACTTCAGTGTGCTGGGGCCCACGGAGCGCTGGGTACCAGTGCTCTCCCTCGGGAGGATCTGGAGGAGGCTGTCCCTGCTGCCGCTGAGTCTGACTGAGCTCGCCTTCTTCGTCCTGGCTGCCTTAAAG CTCGGCCACTTGGAGCTCTGGTATCTGGTGATTCCAGGCTTCTGTTTGTTTGGCCTTTTCTGGTTCATCTGCCACACCATTCTGCTGATGACAATTTGGGGCTTCCACACAAAGTTGAGCGAGTGTCAGAAGGCCTGGCAGGCTCAGCGGTCCAGAAGCCGGAGTCTCAATCAAGTCATGGCCTCCAGGGGCATCCGCCACTTCTGCCTCATTTCAGAGCGGCTGGTGTTCTTTACTTTGCTGTCGACAGTCATACTGGGAGCCGTGTCCTGGCAG CCCTCCAACGGCCTGTTTCTCTGCGCTCTGCTTGTGGTGCTGCCTCTGGAGTCTCTGACCCACGGCTTGTTCCACGAGCTGGGCAGCTGCCTGGGGGGAACCTGTGTTGGCTACGCCCTGGTCATACCCACTGCCTACTGCAG CGCCGACGGCCAGCCCACTCTCCTTCCACCCGAGCAAGTGCAGCAGTTGAACACGCGCTCCACGGGGATGCTGAACAACGTGCAGCGCCTCTTCTCCCACCACATGATCCAGACGTTTGGCTGCGACTACTCCACCAGCGGCGTTACTCTGGAGGCCCTGCAGACCAAGCTCCGCGGCTTCCTGGAGCTTCGCACAGAAGACGGGCCCCGCTATGACACCTATCTGGTTTTCTACagtgggcacacacacaaaggcactgGTGCTTGGGCTCTGGCTG GAGGTGAGAGCCTCCACCTGGCCCAGTTGCTGGACTTGTGGCAGGAGAAGAACGCGGGCCACTTCTCCCGTCTCATCCTCGTCCTGGACACGGAGAACTCCCTGCCCTGGGTGAAGGCGATCCGCAAGGCGGAGGGCGTCTATGTGGCCGTGCAGGGGGCCGAGCTGTCCCTCCCCAGGGCGGACCCGGAGCCCGGGGACACCCCGCTCCTCGGGGACTTCACCGCCGAATGGGTGGAGTTCAACTGCAACCCGGACAGCGACACCCAGTGGTCGGAAAGGGGAAGGGCCGTGGCGGCGGCGTACGGCGTGTCCAAGCGCTGGAGCGACTACACGCTCCACCTGCCCACCGGCAGTGACGTGGCCAAGCACTGGAAGACCCACTTTCCCAAGGCCACATATCCCATGGTGCACCTCTCCAACTGGTGCTGTGGCCTCAACCTGTTCTGGTTGTGCAGCGTGTGCCTGCGCTGCTTCAGGAGGTGTAAGCTAGCCTGGTTCCCGCCAGCTGTGCTGGACACGGGGCAGGGCATTAAGCTGGTGCACTCTTAG